The proteins below come from a single Tachypleus tridentatus isolate NWPU-2018 chromosome 13, ASM421037v1, whole genome shotgun sequence genomic window:
- the LOC143239607 gene encoding solute carrier family 35 member G1-like, giving the protein MNCIGVGCLLIAATGEGFYGLVVQLIDGINIENIIGFNNLYRLFMLLPVVLLSNSRMLYDRKTMLILLLRCMFGSLALSMLTYSYTLLPIGDAASLYFSSPFYTMLFSICLLKHRCKPADVLAVLLCLFGIVLLYKPAFLFTDETNNADEFSKPRLFGAMIATCGAMSDAFIFVCSNSLSKVHYTVISFYTVLCTTVPWTLLLMMRGVPTNFWKCSKNNLYLVLLAIFGVVILLSLNRGLQLISPKPASIIFSLAIPLSFLIQVFIKGNPITLMSVFGALAIFISVLISISFGCTCFSKTLVSSYI; this is encoded by the coding sequence ATGAACTGTATCGGAGTTGGTTGTCTTTTGATAGCAGCTACAGGAGAAGGGTTCTACGGCCTCGTCGTTCAACtcattgacggaataaatatcGAGAACATAATTGGCTTTAACAATCTTTACCGACTTTTTATGTTGTTGCCAGTTGTACTACTCAGTAATTCACGGATGTTGTACGACagaaaaacaatgttaattttaCTCCTTCGTTGTATGTTTGGCTCCTTAGCTTTGTCGATGCTGACTTACTCGTACACTCTACTGCCGATAGGAGATGCAGCTTCGTTGTATTTCTCTAGCCCTTTCTATACAATGCTCTTCAGTATTTGTCTCTTGAAGCATCGTTGTAAGCCTGCGGACGTCCTCgctgttttgttgtgtttgtttggaatcGTATTACTTTACAAACCAGCCTTTTTGTTTACAGACGAAACAAATAATGCAGACGAGTTTTCAAAACCTAGACTTTTTGGCGCCATGATTGCAACATGTGGTGCCATGTCTGATGCATTCATTTTTGTGTGTAGCAATTCTCTATCTAAAGTACATTACACTGTGATCTCTTTTTACACAGTTCTGTGCACAACAGTTCCCTGGACTTTGTTACTTATGATGAGAGGTGTACCTACAAATTTCTGGAAATGTTCGAAGAACAATTTATACTTGGTTTTATTGGCAATTTTTGGTGTAGTAATTCTGCTATCTTTAAATCGAGGGTTACAACTAATCAGTCCAAAACCAGCGagtataattttttcattagCAATTCCGCTAAGTTTCCTTATTCAAGTTTTCATAAAAGGTAACCCAATAACCCTAATGTCTGTATTTGGTGCTCTGGCGATCTTTATATCAGtattaatttccatttcttttggATGTACCTGTTTTTCTAAAACCTTGGTATCTTcttatatttaa